The Campylobacter concisus genome has a window encoding:
- a CDS encoding AsmA-like C-terminal domain-containing protein, whose amino-acid sequence MEQLYIKLDKKLIVRAKQIKLPSFKKDVAQKASDKQLLNLSQGVDYLETFFQEISLESVQIGDDFKIKILFLDDIFFVDSPYLNIDIKFQKEQQDGIDHFIVKNLSLKDFNVSISGEGSANFDKDDYKFDGNFTSHELNGKLSFALKDTLLTYKAYDVNAGSIKDFIAELDSRIHLNSEVKNWIYGYIVADDYHLNEINGKADLKENDLFLNELNATANAKNLLVKFDKGLPAVNVAEANITLNNSKLKFDLTAPVYKGKKLDGSNVAINNIFDEKSANLELFIKTNSIYDEAINEILRAYKINVPVRQLSGKMDAGLKILIKLDEKSLENFDEKSVIANGDFKISDAVLDIAGSKFNAKSALVKLVNTSVLNIDASGFGLDFFRANAKADINLQKSTGEIKGVIESFDLKEKNDEILAFKNEPFTALLDFSKPSETTLSIEPFGLNLSFGDESVIATKNSNFIMQNSPVLKQNGVLGFGDVSIKSKDFVNLEILAKGLKFDMPFLDKNGSKYDNDDFLITVSKAGVKVQSASKKLSLNIAEKGIEAKSNDLNLLVLDDNSTKEQSTPLELFAKNGDIILQDLNKTLPFTSFSAEKKGKSVSLNGLAKQGRVGYFSDEKSINLDATDISGEFINGLLGTKSFEGGKFRLKMLGESSKNFKAEVRFFGTYLKDYIFYQRLLSFLNSVPSLLSFKTPDFNDKGFTVKNGKILLTRKGDLIEFLAIEMIGTSADIGGRGTIDLKSKKINIDLELKILKDASGIIDKIPLINQIILGKDRSLSTVIAIRGTTEKPEYSTQILRDALLSPLKIIRNVLQAPFLIFE is encoded by the coding sequence TTGGAGCAATTATATATAAAGTTAGATAAAAAATTAATTGTAAGAGCAAAGCAGATCAAGCTACCAAGCTTCAAAAAAGACGTGGCGCAAAAAGCTAGCGACAAGCAACTTTTAAACCTTAGTCAAGGCGTTGATTATCTTGAGACCTTTTTTCAAGAAATTTCACTTGAGAGCGTGCAAATCGGCGATGATTTTAAGATCAAAATTTTATTTTTAGATGATATATTTTTCGTTGATAGTCCTTATCTAAACATCGATATCAAATTTCAAAAAGAGCAGCAAGATGGCATAGACCACTTCATAGTAAAAAATTTAAGCCTTAAAGACTTTAACGTCAGCATTAGCGGCGAGGGCAGTGCAAATTTTGACAAAGATGACTATAAATTTGATGGAAATTTCACCTCGCACGAGTTAAATGGCAAGCTTAGCTTTGCCTTAAAAGATACACTTTTAACCTACAAAGCCTATGACGTAAATGCTGGCAGTATCAAGGACTTCATCGCTGAGCTTGATAGTCGCATACACCTAAACAGCGAGGTTAAAAACTGGATATATGGCTACATCGTGGCTGATGACTATCACCTAAATGAGATAAACGGCAAGGCTGACCTTAAAGAAAATGATCTTTTCTTAAACGAGCTAAACGCGACTGCAAATGCCAAAAATTTACTTGTTAAATTTGATAAAGGCTTGCCAGCCGTAAATGTCGCTGAGGCAAACATCACGCTTAATAACTCGAAGCTTAAATTTGACCTTACAGCTCCAGTTTATAAAGGCAAAAAGCTTGATGGCTCAAATGTTGCTATAAACAACATCTTTGATGAAAAAAGTGCAAATTTAGAGCTTTTTATAAAGACAAATTCTATTTACGATGAGGCAATAAATGAGATATTAAGAGCTTATAAGATCAACGTGCCAGTTAGGCAGCTAAGTGGTAAAATGGATGCTGGCCTAAAAATTTTGATAAAACTAGACGAGAAAAGCTTAGAAAATTTTGATGAAAAAAGCGTCATCGCAAATGGCGATTTTAAGATAAGTGACGCGGTTTTAGATATCGCTGGGAGTAAATTTAACGCTAAAAGTGCCCTTGTAAAGCTCGTAAATACTTCTGTGCTAAACATCGATGCAAGCGGCTTTGGGCTTGATTTTTTCAGAGCAAATGCAAAAGCAGATATAAATTTACAAAAAAGCACCGGCGAGATAAAAGGCGTCATAGAAAGCTTTGATCTAAAAGAGAAAAATGATGAAATTTTAGCCTTTAAAAATGAGCCATTTACCGCGCTTCTTGACTTTAGTAAGCCAAGCGAGACTACGCTTAGCATTGAGCCTTTTGGGCTAAATTTAAGCTTTGGCGATGAGAGCGTGATAGCTACGAAAAATAGCAACTTCATCATGCAAAACTCCCCAGTTTTAAAGCAAAATGGCGTGCTTGGCTTTGGTGATGTGAGCATAAAGAGCAAGGACTTTGTTAATCTTGAAATTTTGGCAAAAGGGCTTAAATTTGACATGCCGTTTTTGGATAAAAATGGCTCAAAATATGATAATGACGACTTTTTGATCACGGTCTCAAAGGCTGGCGTAAAGGTGCAAAGTGCGAGCAAAAAACTCTCTTTAAATATCGCCGAAAAAGGCATAGAGGCTAAAAGCAACGATCTAAATTTGCTTGTCCTTGATGACAACAGCACAAAAGAGCAAAGCACGCCACTTGAGCTCTTTGCAAAAAATGGCGACATCATCTTGCAAGACCTAAACAAAACCTTGCCATTTACTAGCTTTAGTGCCGAAAAAAAGGGCAAGAGCGTCTCGCTAAATGGGCTAGCAAAGCAAGGCAGAGTTGGATATTTTAGCGATGAGAAAAGCATAAATTTAGACGCAACTGATATAAGTGGCGAGTTTATAAATGGTCTTTTAGGCACCAAGAGCTTTGAGGGCGGTAAATTTCGCCTAAAAATGCTTGGAGAGAGCTCGAAAAATTTCAAGGCTGAGGTGAGATTTTTTGGCACGTATCTAAAAGACTACATCTTTTATCAAAGGCTTTTAAGCTTTTTAAACTCGGTGCCGTCGCTTCTTAGCTTTAAAACGCCTGACTTTAACGACAAGGGCTTTACTGTTAAAAACGGCAAAATTTTACTTACAAGAAAGGGCGACTTGATCGAGTTTTTAGCCATAGAGATGATAGGCACGAGCGCAGATATCGGCGGACGCGGCACGATCGATCTAAAGAGCAAAAAGATAAACATCGATCTTGAGCTAAAGATACTAAAAGACGCAAGCGGTATCATCGACAAGATCCCGCTTATCAACCAAATCATCCTTGGCAAAGACCGCTCGCTCTCAACCGTCATCGCCATACGTGGCACGACTGAAAAGCCAGAGTACTCGACGCAAATATTGCGAGATGCCCTACTCTCGCCACTAAAGATAATAAGAAACGTCCTGCAAGCTCCGTTTTTGATATTTGAGTAG
- the hypA gene encoding hydrogenase maturation nickel metallochaperone HypA has protein sequence MHELSIVQNLVSLCEKNAAKENAKEISKIEIKVGRLSGVEPHYLESAFDVYKAGTICENAELVINLQGIVVECLDCGFGGELSENDFTCPKCKSQNLKVTDGEDMYLMRLEMK, from the coding sequence ATGCACGAGCTTAGTATCGTTCAAAATTTAGTCAGCCTTTGCGAGAAAAATGCCGCCAAAGAAAATGCCAAAGAGATAAGCAAGATCGAGATAAAAGTTGGTCGCTTAAGCGGAGTGGAGCCACACTATCTGGAGAGTGCCTTTGATGTTTATAAGGCTGGCACGATCTGCGAAAACGCTGAGCTTGTCATAAATTTACAAGGCATTGTCGTAGAGTGTTTGGACTGTGGATTTGGCGGGGAGCTTAGCGAAAATGACTTTACTTGTCCAAAGTGTAAAAGCCAAAATTTAAAGGTGACTGACGGCGAAGATATGTATCTTATGCGCCTTGAGATGAAGTAA
- the hypE gene encoding hydrogenase expression/formation protein HypE, which translates to MKKIMLSHGGGGEEMNSLINETIFKIFDNEILRQSNDSAILNLNGKIAFSSDSFVVTPIFFNGGDIGKIAACGTINDLAMVGASAKYLSCSLIIEEGLSIEELERVLGSLAKTCKDSGVSVVCGDTKVVPKGKCDKIFINTAGIGEIVCEGVELKNLKAGAKILISGDVGRHGGVVLAAREEFELGLDLKSDCKSLKEVVLKLFSAGIKPQTMRDATRGGLSAVLNEWAKFSKFDILVFEENIKVADEVMGVCELFGFEPYELANEGTFVMAVDEKQAEDALKILREFDKNAMIIGTVMEAKNECVIIENAYKSRRFLEPPKGELLPRIC; encoded by the coding sequence ATGAAAAAGATAATGCTAAGCCACGGCGGCGGCGGCGAGGAGATGAACTCGCTTATAAATGAGACGATATTTAAAATTTTTGATAACGAAATTTTAAGGCAGAGCAACGACTCAGCGATACTAAATTTAAACGGCAAGATCGCATTTAGCTCCGATAGCTTTGTGGTAACTCCCATTTTTTTTAATGGCGGCGACATCGGCAAGATCGCAGCTTGCGGCACGATAAACGACCTAGCAATGGTTGGAGCAAGCGCAAAATACCTAAGCTGCTCGCTCATCATCGAGGAGGGGCTTAGTATAGAAGAGCTTGAGCGTGTGCTTGGCTCGCTTGCAAAAACTTGCAAAGATAGCGGCGTGAGCGTAGTTTGTGGCGATACGAAGGTCGTGCCAAAGGGCAAATGCGATAAAATTTTCATAAACACAGCAGGCATCGGCGAGATAGTTTGCGAGGGCGTGGAGCTTAAAAATTTAAAAGCAGGGGCAAAAATCTTAATCTCTGGAGATGTTGGCAGACACGGCGGTGTGGTGCTTGCTGCAAGAGAAGAATTTGAGCTTGGGCTTGATCTAAAAAGTGACTGCAAAAGCCTAAAAGAGGTTGTCTTAAAGCTATTTAGTGCTGGCATAAAGCCGCAAACTATGCGCGATGCGACAAGAGGCGGACTAAGTGCGGTGCTAAATGAGTGGGCTAAATTTAGCAAATTTGACATCCTAGTTTTTGAAGAAAATATCAAGGTCGCAGATGAAGTGATGGGCGTTTGTGAGCTATTTGGTTTTGAGCCTTATGAGCTTGCAAATGAGGGCACTTTTGTGATGGCCGTAGATGAGAAGCAAGCTGAGGACGCACTTAAAATTTTAAGAGAATTTGATAAAAACGCGATGATAATTGGCACGGTAATGGAAGCTAAAAACGAATGTGTCATCATCGAAAACGCCTATAAATCAAGAAGATTTCTCGAGCCGCCAAAGGGCGAGCTACTGCCAAGGATCTGCTAA
- the hypD gene encoding hydrogenase formation protein HypD — protein MDLINDFRDKNLILALSKLIQKESVKPLNIMEICGGHTHSIMKFALPSLVGEHINFVHGPGCPVCVMPKSRIDEACRLASMDNVIFCTLADMLRVPGSKTSLQKLRGEGHDIRALYTPLDALNIAKQNPDKKVIFFAIGFETTTPMSANLVEKVVQEGIKNLYFHINHVTVPAPVRAIMSDENVRIDAFLGPSHVSVITGSKIYKELASEFKRPIAISGFEPLDIMASVLNLVRQQNAGTYEVYNEYARAVKEEGNVKAKELIAKYFEPCDFVWRGLGEIAQSGMKLKDEFAYLDARVQFDCSVESAGESKACICGQILRGLAKPTDCKVFGKVCNPQNPIGSCMVSSEGACAAYFKYARVG, from the coding sequence ATGGATCTTATCAATGACTTTCGCGATAAAAATTTAATCCTTGCCCTTTCAAAACTGATACAAAAAGAGAGCGTAAAACCGCTAAATATCATGGAAATTTGCGGTGGCCACACGCATAGCATTATGAAATTTGCACTGCCAAGCTTAGTTGGGGAGCATATAAATTTCGTCCACGGCCCAGGCTGTCCAGTCTGCGTGATGCCAAAGAGCCGCATAGACGAGGCCTGTAGGCTTGCTAGTATGGATAATGTGATCTTTTGCACGCTAGCTGACATGCTAAGAGTGCCTGGCTCAAAGACAAGCTTGCAAAAGCTTCGCGGCGAGGGACACGATATAAGGGCACTTTACACGCCACTTGATGCGCTAAATATCGCTAAGCAAAATCCAGACAAAAAAGTCATATTTTTTGCGATCGGCTTTGAGACGACGACTCCGATGAGCGCAAATTTAGTTGAAAAAGTGGTGCAAGAGGGCATTAAAAATTTATACTTTCATATAAATCACGTAACCGTTCCAGCTCCAGTTAGAGCTATAATGAGCGATGAGAACGTAAGGATAGACGCATTTTTGGGTCCAAGTCACGTGAGCGTCATCACGGGTAGTAAAATTTACAAAGAGTTAGCGAGCGAATTTAAAAGACCCATCGCCATTAGTGGTTTTGAGCCGCTTGACATCATGGCAAGTGTGCTAAATTTAGTCCGTCAGCAAAACGCAGGCACATATGAAGTCTATAATGAGTACGCAAGGGCGGTCAAAGAAGAGGGCAACGTCAAGGCAAAAGAGCTCATAGCTAAGTACTTTGAGCCGTGTGACTTTGTCTGGAGAGGCCTTGGCGAGATAGCACAAAGCGGCATGAAGCTAAAAGATGAGTTTGCCTATCTTGACGCCAGAGTGCAGTTTGACTGCAGCGTAGAGAGCGCTGGCGAGAGCAAGGCTTGCATTTGTGGGCAAATTTTAAGAGGGCTAGCAAAGCCGACTGATTGTAAGGTCTTTGGCAAGGTCTGCAACCCACAAAATCCGATAGGATCGTGCATGGTATCAAGCGAGGGCGCTTGTGCGGCATACTTTAAATACGCAAGAGTTGGTTAA
- a CDS encoding HypC/HybG/HupF family hydrogenase formation chaperone, with product MCLSIPSKVIEIDENNVATVETLGVTRKVSLDLISEEVKVGEYVLIHVGYAMQKIDTQFALESLEVYQKIAEDMDAGKI from the coding sequence ATGTGTCTTTCGATCCCTTCAAAAGTAATAGAAATAGATGAAAACAACGTTGCTACCGTCGAGACTCTGGGCGTTACTAGAAAGGTAAGCCTAGATCTCATTTCTGAAGAGGTAAAGGTTGGCGAATACGTGCTAATCCACGTTGGATACGCCATGCAAAAGATCGATACGCAGTTTGCGCTTGAGAGCTTGGAGGTCTATCAAAAGATCGCTGAGGATATGGACGCGGGGAAAATTTGA